One segment of Nostoc flagelliforme CCNUN1 DNA contains the following:
- a CDS encoding ABC-F family ATP-binding cassette domain-containing protein, with translation MSIITLQSVKKDFGIKEILKDASFSLDATDKVGLIGTNGSGKSTLLKMIAGLESIDSGQILVNSGSRIIYLPQLPDLDENHTVLEQVFADSGEHMALVREYEELSDKLAHYPDDSQLMSRLSVVMQRMDTTGAWELETNAKIILTKLGISDFDAKIGTLSGGYRKRIALASALLAEPDVLLMDEPTNHLDALSVEWLQSYLNRYRGALFLITHDRYFLDRVTNRIIEIDRGDIYTYTGNYSYYLEKKALAEESAVSSQRKHQGLLRRELEWLKKGPKARSTKQKARIDRAHALRDTEFKQVQGKVDISTVGRRIGKKVIELDSISKAYNGRTLINNFTYEFSPEDRIGIIGANGAGKSTLMDIITGQIKPDSGVAEIGTTIHIGYFDQHSEELLTALNENQRVIDYIKEEGEFIKITDGTQITASQMLERFLFPGNQQYAPINKLSGGEKRRLFLLRVLMSAPNVLILDEPTNDLDVQTLAVLEDYLEDFVGCVIVVSHDRYFLDRTIDTVFSFEEGGNLRQYPGNYSIYLDYKKAEEAQQQATNTKEKPKNTEVQNGASAPKDVENTKRRRLSNWEKKEFEQLEGKIAKLEAQKAETEKTLANVSPGNYSEVQKLYDQVEKLKQAIDVATERWLELAEMES, from the coding sequence ATGAGTATTATTACACTACAATCAGTCAAGAAAGACTTTGGCATCAAAGAAATTTTAAAAGATGCCAGTTTTAGCCTCGATGCTACCGATAAAGTTGGCTTAATTGGTACTAACGGTTCTGGCAAATCAACCCTATTAAAAATGATTGCCGGTTTAGAATCCATTGATAGCGGTCAGATTTTAGTCAACTCTGGTTCTAGAATTATCTACTTACCCCAGTTGCCAGATTTAGATGAGAATCACACAGTTTTAGAGCAAGTTTTCGCTGACAGTGGCGAACACATGGCTTTGGTGCGTGAGTATGAAGAACTCTCAGATAAATTGGCTCACTATCCAGATGATAGCCAACTGATGTCTCGCCTTTCTGTGGTGATGCAACGGATGGATACAACTGGAGCTTGGGAATTAGAAACTAATGCCAAAATCATCCTCACCAAATTAGGAATTTCTGACTTTGATGCCAAGATAGGCACTTTGTCTGGAGGCTATCGCAAGCGTATTGCTTTAGCATCAGCGTTGCTAGCAGAACCCGATGTTTTGCTCATGGATGAGCCGACAAACCATCTTGATGCACTTTCTGTAGAATGGTTACAAAGTTATTTAAATCGCTATCGCGGCGCACTTTTTCTCATCACCCACGATCGCTACTTTCTAGATCGCGTTACCAATCGGATTATTGAAATCGACCGAGGCGACATTTACACTTATACAGGTAACTATTCATATTACCTTGAAAAGAAAGCTTTAGCTGAAGAATCTGCTGTAAGTAGTCAACGTAAACACCAAGGCTTGTTGCGGCGCGAGCTGGAATGGCTCAAAAAAGGGCCAAAAGCCAGAAGTACCAAGCAAAAAGCGAGAATTGACCGCGCTCACGCTCTGCGGGATACTGAATTTAAACAAGTTCAGGGTAAAGTTGATATTTCTACAGTTGGTCGTCGCATTGGTAAAAAAGTTATTGAATTAGATAGCATTTCTAAAGCCTACAATGGACGTACTTTAATTAATAATTTCACCTACGAATTTAGCCCAGAAGACCGCATCGGCATCATCGGCGCTAATGGTGCTGGTAAATCGACTTTAATGGATATTATTACTGGTCAGATTAAGCCAGATTCAGGTGTTGCAGAAATTGGTACTACAATTCATATCGGTTATTTTGACCAGCATTCGGAAGAATTGCTCACAGCCTTAAACGAAAATCAGCGCGTGATTGACTACATCAAAGAAGAAGGAGAGTTTATCAAAATTACCGATGGCACTCAAATTACTGCTTCTCAAATGTTGGAGCGGTTTTTGTTTCCTGGTAATCAACAGTATGCCCCAATTAATAAACTTTCTGGTGGTGAAAAACGCCGTTTATTTCTGTTGCGGGTTTTGATGAGTGCGCCCAATGTCTTGATTTTAGATGAACCGACAAATGATTTAGATGTTCAGACATTGGCAGTATTAGAGGATTATTTAGAAGATTTTGTCGGGTGTGTAATTGTAGTTTCTCACGATCGCTACTTTCTCGATCGCACCATCGACACAGTATTTTCCTTTGAGGAAGGCGGTAATCTCCGGCAATATCCAGGTAATTACTCGATTTATCTGGATTATAAGAAGGCTGAAGAGGCACAGCAACAAGCTACTAACACTAAGGAGAAGCCTAAAAATACCGAAGTCCAAAATGGTGCGTCTGCGCCCAAGGATGTAGAGAATACAAAGCGGCGTCGGTTATCTAATTGGGAGAAAAAAGAATTTGAGCAGTTGGAAGGTAAAATTGCCAAGTTAGAGGCCCAGAAAGCGGAAACCGAGAAAACACTGGCGAATGTCTCACCGGGGAATTATAGCGAAGTGCAGAAATTGTATGATCAGGTGGAAAAGCTCAAGCAAGCGATCGATGTGGCGACTGAACGCTGGTTAGAATTGGCAGAGATGGAGTCTTAA
- a CDS encoding DUF1824 family protein codes for MSTPNPQNITVEEAKKLLNKFNCLDIAPVLKPSEKSVTRSALILITKLADYQILGICADTAEEGILAMKTYSLALGYEPPDNLLTPEGPVYIKLNGKNGLCYLDSYAGHHRGVLVSCQSYHEDGINEMYGHLPLDLFV; via the coding sequence ATGTCAACCCCCAATCCTCAGAATATCACCGTTGAAGAAGCGAAAAAATTACTGAATAAATTCAACTGTCTAGACATTGCGCCTGTCCTTAAGCCATCAGAAAAATCAGTAACTCGTAGTGCCTTAATTTTGATCACCAAACTTGCTGATTATCAAATTTTAGGAATCTGTGCTGATACAGCAGAAGAAGGAATACTTGCCATGAAGACTTATTCTCTGGCTTTGGGTTATGAACCACCAGACAATTTACTTACACCTGAAGGCCCAGTTTATATCAAATTAAATGGTAAAAATGGCTTGTGTTATCTCGATTCTTATGCTGGACATCATCGTGGCGTATTAGTGTCTTGTCAGTCTTACCATGAAGATGGAATCAACGAAATGTATGGACATCTCCCCTTGGATTTATTTGTATAA
- a CDS encoding prohibitin family protein gives MKNQQFGNWQSTVLGIVLATLVILGLNSFIIINPGQAGVISILGKARDGALLEGIHAKPPFISVIDVYDLTVQKFEVPAESSTKDLQNLSARFAINFRLDPIQVVEVRRKQGTLANIVSKIIAPQTQEAFKIAAARRTVEEAITKRSELKEDFDEALGDRLDKYGIIVLDTSVVDLAFSPEFARAVEEKQIAEQRAQRAVYVAREAEQEAQADVNRAKGRAEAQRLLAETLKAQGGQLVLQKEAIEAWKSGGAQMPKVLVMGGDSKSGVPFIFNLGNVQNQP, from the coding sequence TTGAAAAATCAGCAATTTGGAAATTGGCAAAGCACAGTTTTAGGAATTGTGTTAGCAACACTAGTGATTCTGGGATTAAATTCCTTTATCATTATCAACCCAGGACAAGCAGGAGTGATTAGCATTTTGGGTAAAGCGAGAGATGGGGCATTATTGGAAGGGATTCATGCAAAACCGCCTTTTATCTCAGTGATAGATGTGTATGATTTGACGGTGCAAAAATTTGAAGTGCCAGCAGAGAGTTCTACCAAGGATTTGCAAAATTTATCTGCGAGATTTGCGATTAACTTTCGGCTCGATCCCATACAGGTAGTTGAAGTTAGAAGGAAACAAGGAACCTTAGCAAATATTGTATCGAAAATCATTGCACCCCAGACCCAAGAAGCATTTAAAATTGCAGCCGCTAGAAGAACAGTAGAAGAAGCAATTACCAAAAGAAGTGAGTTGAAAGAAGACTTTGATGAAGCGCTAGGCGATCGCTTAGACAAATATGGGATAATTGTGTTAGATACTAGCGTAGTTGATTTAGCATTCTCACCAGAATTTGCAAGAGCTGTGGAAGAAAAACAAATTGCTGAACAACGGGCGCAAAGAGCCGTTTATGTAGCACGGGAAGCAGAACAAGAAGCACAAGCAGATGTGAATCGCGCTAAAGGTAGGGCAGAAGCTCAAAGACTTTTAGCAGAGACACTCAAAGCCCAAGGAGGACAGTTAGTTCTGCAAAAAGAAGCAATTGAAGCTTGGAAGAGTGGTGGCGCTCAGATGCCCAAAGTCCTCGTTATGGGTGGTGACTCAAAAAGTGGCGTTCCCTTCATATTCAACCTTGGGAATGTCCAAAATCAACCATAA
- a CDS encoding phytoene desaturase family protein, producing the protein MQVTDVVVIGSGIGGLSCAAVLARYGFDVIVCESHSIAGGAAHAFERNGFKFDSGPSLYSGLSYSPSANPLRQVLDAIGSELPCVTYDTWGCCVPEGDFDTSVGAEQFCEVLMKFRGHDAVAEWQELQRIMEPFASAATSIPPAALRFDLGAARTVGPFIPSLTKNLANIIKLTGPFSRIMDGVVKDPFTRNWLNLLCFLLSGLPADGTSAAEVGFMFADWYRPDAILEYPIGGSGALVDTLVQGLERHGGKLMLGAHVEEVLVEGNRAVGVRLRDRQEIRARRAVISNASVWDTLKLLPEKAVPKQYRAKRQATPECDSFMHLHLGIDAQGLQSNLRCHYIVVNDWELGITAPQNVVVISIPSVLDPSLAPPGKHVIHVYTPGNEPYSIWQGMDRRNQEYAEKKRSRAEVMWQALERIIPDIRSRCEVTLVGTPLTHERYLRRHQGSYGPAIQAGSGMFPGPSTSLAGLMCCGDSTFPGIGLPAVAASGLIAANTLAPLNKHLAMLQDIKCI; encoded by the coding sequence ATGCAAGTTACAGATGTAGTTGTCATTGGTAGCGGTATTGGCGGTTTGAGTTGTGCTGCTGTTTTGGCACGGTATGGCTTCGATGTGATAGTCTGCGAAAGCCACTCCATTGCTGGAGGTGCTGCCCATGCTTTTGAGCGCAATGGTTTCAAATTTGACTCGGGCCCGTCTCTCTACTCTGGACTGTCTTACAGCCCCTCTGCCAACCCTCTACGACAAGTGTTAGATGCAATTGGTTCGGAATTACCATGCGTAACCTACGATACTTGGGGTTGTTGTGTACCAGAAGGTGATTTTGACACGTCGGTTGGTGCGGAGCAATTTTGTGAAGTGCTGATGAAATTTCGGGGGCATGATGCTGTAGCCGAATGGCAAGAACTCCAGCGTATTATGGAACCATTCGCTAGTGCAGCAACTTCCATACCACCAGCAGCATTACGCTTTGACTTAGGTGCAGCTAGAACTGTCGGCCCATTTATCCCATCTCTGACAAAAAATCTGGCAAATATAATTAAGCTGACGGGCCCCTTCAGCCGGATTATGGATGGTGTTGTTAAAGATCCTTTTACCCGAAATTGGCTTAATTTGCTGTGTTTCCTACTTTCTGGATTGCCCGCAGATGGCACTAGTGCCGCAGAGGTAGGATTTATGTTTGCCGACTGGTATCGGCCAGATGCAATACTTGAATATCCCATTGGTGGGAGTGGTGCTTTAGTTGACACCCTTGTACAAGGATTGGAGCGCCACGGCGGGAAGCTGATGCTGGGCGCTCATGTGGAAGAAGTCCTTGTAGAAGGGAATCGTGCGGTGGGTGTGCGTCTGCGCGATCGCCAAGAAATCCGAGCGCGACGGGCAGTGATTTCTAATGCATCGGTTTGGGACACACTGAAGTTACTACCAGAAAAGGCAGTCCCCAAACAGTACCGCGCTAAACGACAAGCGACACCTGAGTGTGATAGCTTTATGCATTTACATTTAGGCATTGATGCTCAAGGATTACAATCAAATTTGCGGTGTCATTACATCGTGGTTAATGACTGGGAATTGGGCATAACAGCACCTCAGAATGTTGTGGTGATATCAATTCCTTCAGTTCTCGATCCATCCTTAGCGCCACCAGGTAAGCACGTAATTCATGTTTATACTCCTGGTAATGAGCCATACTCTATCTGGCAGGGAATGGATAGAAGGAACCAAGAATATGCAGAAAAAAAGCGATCGCGTGCAGAAGTAATGTGGCAAGCTTTAGAGCGGATCATTCCAGATATTCGCTCTCGTTGCGAAGTCACACTTGTTGGTACACCTCTAACTCACGAGCGTTATCTCCGCCGTCACCAAGGTTCTTACGGCCCAGCAATTCAGGCTGGAAGTGGGATGTTTCCTGGGCCTAGCACATCTTTAGCAGGACTAATGTGCTGTGGAGACTCGACATTTCCCGGTATTGGTTTACCAGCAGTCGCCGCCAGTGGGCTGATTGCTGCAAATACACTTGCACCGCTTAATAAGCATTTAGCCATGCTTCAAGATATCAAGTGCATTTAA
- a CDS encoding bifunctional serine/threonine-protein kinase/formylglycine-generating enzyme family protein: MQICQNPNCSNPFNSDSNRFCVSCGQSNFGKLLRNRYRVLRLLGEGGFSRTYATEDVDRLNAPCVIKQFFPQFQGTGQRTKAAEFFKEEAFRLYDLGENHTQIPRLLAYFEQGASLYLVQEFIQGKTLLQEVQQQTYGEAQIWELLADLLPVLQFIHTHNVIHRDIKPENIIRRASDEKPVLIDFGGAKQVTQTSIGRQATVIYTLGYAPTEQMAGFACHGSDLYALGVTCVRLLTRCLPLQDASGQINDPIYDAMNAKWLWRERLQEKGITISDDLGKILDKLLKHLPSERYQTAAEVLNDLKFATLNIEPVALKIVSMPQPILSPPPQKVIVPLPPLETFEFDVVTVDTGGREVNRVSCNANFFAEELGKSVTLEMVSIPGGTYMMGSPECEGDADERPRHKVTVEPFFMGKFPVTQAQWRVVAALPKIKQALNPNPSKFKGLDRPVENVSWYEAVEFCLRLSEKTGRDYRLPSEAEWEYACRAGTTTSFHFGETITSELVSCTIEPKSKFRKETTNVGSFEVANAFGLYDMHGLVWEWCADSWHNNYSDAPSDGTAWEVGGDINRRVLRGGSWSFNAELCRSASRSWNESDGGLRVCGFRVVFSVEEII, translated from the coding sequence ATGCAAATCTGCCAAAATCCCAATTGCTCAAATCCATTCAACTCTGATAGCAATAGATTTTGCGTGAGTTGCGGACAAAGCAACTTTGGCAAACTTCTAAGAAACCGTTACCGCGTATTAAGACTTTTAGGTGAAGGTGGATTTAGCAGAACCTATGCTACAGAAGATGTAGACAGACTAAACGCGCCTTGCGTCATCAAGCAATTTTTTCCACAATTTCAGGGAACAGGACAACGTACCAAAGCAGCAGAGTTTTTTAAAGAAGAGGCTTTTCGGTTGTATGATCTGGGAGAAAATCATACCCAAATTCCCAGATTACTAGCTTACTTTGAACAAGGTGCTAGTTTGTATCTCGTACAAGAATTTATTCAAGGAAAAACTCTCTTACAAGAAGTTCAGCAACAAACTTATGGTGAAGCACAAATTTGGGAACTTTTAGCTGATTTATTACCAGTACTGCAATTCATTCATACTCATAATGTCATTCATCGGGATATCAAACCAGAAAATATTATCCGCCGTGCAAGTGATGAAAAACCCGTATTAATTGACTTTGGCGGTGCTAAACAGGTAACACAAACCAGCATAGGAAGACAAGCGACAGTAATTTATACCCTTGGTTATGCCCCAACCGAACAAATGGCTGGATTTGCTTGTCACGGCAGTGATTTGTATGCTTTAGGTGTAACTTGCGTGCGTCTTTTAACTCGATGTTTGCCGTTGCAGGATGCTTCTGGACAGATTAATGACCCTATTTATGATGCCATGAACGCTAAGTGGTTGTGGCGCGAACGTTTACAAGAAAAAGGTATTACTATCAGCGACGACTTAGGCAAAATTTTAGATAAATTACTAAAACATTTACCAAGTGAAAGGTATCAAACAGCAGCAGAAGTTCTCAACGATTTGAAATTTGCAACATTGAACATTGAACCTGTTGCCCTAAAAATTGTTTCGATGCCTCAACCCATTTTATCGCCGCCACCACAAAAAGTAATAGTACCATTACCCCCCTTAGAAACCTTTGAATTTGACGTAGTGACAGTAGACACAGGTGGTAGAGAAGTAAACCGCGTGAGTTGTAATGCAAACTTCTTTGCCGAAGAATTGGGTAAATCTGTCACATTAGAAATGGTATCGATTCCTGGCGGTACTTATATGATGGGTTCACCGGAGTGTGAAGGAGATGCTGACGAACGTCCTCGACATAAAGTTACCGTTGAACCATTTTTTATGGGGAAATTTCCCGTAACTCAAGCACAGTGGAGAGTAGTAGCAGCTTTACCCAAAATCAAACAAGCTTTAAATCCCAATCCGTCGAAATTCAAAGGTTTAGATAGACCAGTGGAAAATGTATCTTGGTATGAAGCTGTAGAATTCTGTCTCAGACTATCAGAAAAAACTGGACGCGACTATCGTTTACCGAGTGAAGCTGAATGGGAATATGCTTGTCGGGCTGGAACTACAACATCCTTCCACTTTGGCGAAACGATTACCTCTGAGTTAGTTAGTTGCACTATCGAACCAAAAAGCAAATTCCGTAAAGAAACAACAAACGTCGGTAGCTTTGAAGTCGCCAACGCCTTTGGATTGTACGATATGCACGGGCTAGTTTGGGAATGGTGCGCTGATTCGTGGCACAACAATTACAGCGACGCACCCTCAGATGGAACAGCTTGGGAAGTTGGCGGTGATATTAATCGCCGAGTGCTACGCGGTGGTTCTTGGAGTTTCAATGCAGAACTGTGTCGCAGCGCTAGCCGTAGCTGGAATGAGTCAGACGGTGGACTGAGGGTTTGTGGCTTTAGAGTAGTATTTTCCGTAGAGGAGATTATTTAG
- a CDS encoding ABC transporter permease encodes MNISPPLKKPRVSWQAVFSLLMFVFMYLPILVLSFYSFNQSPYSATWQGFTLDWYRKLFSDDRILSALQNSMIVAGFAVGISAVLGTLMAVGLARYQFPGKKLYQGVAYLPLIIPDIAIAVATLVCLAAFAIPLSLWTIVAAHIVFCLAYVGLVVASRLSNLDPHLEEAALDLGATPTQAFIKVLLPQLMPGIVAGCLLAFVLSLDDFLIASFTAGSGYNTLPMEIFSRIRSGVKPDINALSVMLITVSAIAAIVAELIRISGENKS; translated from the coding sequence GTGAATATCTCTCCTCCTCTCAAAAAACCGCGTGTCTCATGGCAGGCGGTTTTCTCACTGCTGATGTTTGTGTTCATGTACCTGCCCATACTGGTACTTAGCTTTTATAGTTTCAATCAGTCACCTTACAGTGCAACTTGGCAAGGATTCACTCTCGATTGGTATCGCAAGTTATTCAGTGACGATCGCATCTTATCAGCTTTGCAAAACAGTATGATAGTTGCTGGCTTTGCAGTAGGAATTTCAGCAGTACTGGGAACTTTAATGGCGGTTGGCTTGGCGCGTTACCAATTTCCTGGTAAGAAATTGTATCAAGGTGTTGCTTACCTACCATTGATTATTCCCGATATTGCGATCGCAGTAGCAACCCTAGTATGTCTAGCAGCCTTTGCAATCCCTTTGAGTTTGTGGACGATAGTTGCAGCCCATATCGTGTTTTGTCTGGCTTACGTCGGACTTGTGGTTGCTTCACGACTGAGCAATTTAGATCCTCACTTAGAAGAAGCAGCACTAGATTTAGGTGCAACACCAACGCAAGCTTTTATTAAAGTATTGTTACCTCAATTAATGCCTGGTATTGTAGCTGGTTGTCTCTTGGCTTTTGTTCTCAGCTTAGATGACTTTCTCATTGCCAGTTTTACTGCTGGTAGCGGTTATAACACCCTACCAATGGAAATTTTTAGCCGGATTAGATCAGGAGTCAAGCCTGATATTAACGCATTGAGTGTGATGTTGATTACAGTATCTGCGATCGCTGCTATTGTAGCTGAATTAATTCGCATTTCGGGAGAGAATAAAAGCTAA
- a CDS encoding glycosyltransferase family 4 protein: MRIAQVAPLWERVPPPAYGGTELVVGLLTDELVRRGHEVTLFASGDSISLAKLVSVHPRALRHDRTIKDYSVYEMLNLASVYERAEEFDIIHSHIGCGALSYANLVTTPTVHTLHGTFNPDNEKMFSFAKKQPYVSISNSQREPRLGLNYLATVYNGIDVSSYNFHAQPEDPPYLAFLGRMSPEKGGHLAIEIAKQAGWRLKMAGKIDAIDAEYFEKEIKPHIDGKQIKYLGEANHAQKNALMGGAVATLFPITWREPFGLVMVESMASGTPVIAMKLGSTEEVISHGKTGFLCNNTQECISAIDRVIELDRYACRQYVEDCFSVEQMTDGYEAVYQQIIAKRFSQNGRFRSLISLGSDRT; the protein is encoded by the coding sequence ATGCGAATAGCTCAAGTAGCCCCACTGTGGGAGAGAGTTCCACCTCCAGCTTATGGTGGTACAGAGTTAGTAGTGGGGTTACTGACCGATGAATTAGTCCGACGCGGACACGAAGTAACTTTATTTGCATCGGGAGATTCTATCAGTCTGGCAAAACTAGTGTCAGTTCATCCCCGTGCCCTGAGACACGATCGCACTATTAAAGATTACAGCGTTTACGAAATGCTGAATCTAGCTTCGGTCTATGAACGGGCAGAAGAGTTTGATATTATTCACTCCCATATCGGGTGTGGGGCGCTGTCTTACGCGAATCTCGTCACAACTCCTACGGTTCACACGTTGCACGGTACTTTTAACCCTGATAACGAAAAGATGTTTAGTTTTGCTAAAAAACAACCCTACGTTAGTATTTCCAATTCACAACGAGAACCAAGGTTAGGGTTAAACTATCTAGCAACGGTCTACAACGGAATTGATGTCAGCAGTTATAATTTTCACGCCCAACCAGAAGATCCGCCCTACTTAGCCTTTTTGGGCCGCATGTCTCCTGAGAAGGGAGGGCACTTAGCAATAGAAATTGCAAAACAAGCTGGTTGGCGTTTGAAAATGGCAGGTAAGATTGATGCCATTGATGCGGAATACTTTGAGAAGGAAATCAAACCTCACATTGACGGGAAGCAAATTAAGTATTTGGGTGAAGCTAACCATGCTCAAAAAAATGCCCTTATGGGAGGTGCAGTCGCAACTCTATTCCCCATCACTTGGCGAGAACCCTTTGGATTGGTGATGGTGGAGTCAATGGCTTCCGGTACGCCAGTGATTGCGATGAAATTGGGATCTACTGAAGAGGTAATTTCTCACGGCAAGACGGGTTTCCTCTGCAATAATACTCAAGAATGCATCAGTGCTATTGATCGGGTAATAGAGTTAGACCGCTACGCCTGTCGCCAGTATGTCGAAGACTGTTTCAGCGTTGAGCAAATGACTGATGGCTATGAGGCGGTTTATCAACAAATAATAGCAAAACGATTTTCTCAAAATGGGCGTTTCCGCAGTTTGATTAGTTTAGGTAGCGATCGCACATAA
- a CDS encoding phospholipase D-like domain-containing protein produces MQLISRQRYFLYIFLLIFPLAACQRVQSFNQRLQPLPQDPLVQVYFNHSESSEYKEPYRQQIRLGDDLEKQIVDAITQAKSTVDVAVQELRLPKVAQALADRQKAGVKVRIILENTYSRPWSSLTSAEVNKLDKREQERYNEFRKFIDINQDNQLSPAEINQRDALIVLQNAKIPWIDDQADGSVGSSLMHHKFVTVDNRIVIITSANFTLSDTSGDFTNSSSLGNANNLLQIDSTELASLFTEEFNVMWGDGPGGKPDSQFGLQKPMRLPKQITLGNTQITVQFSPTSPTQSWSNSSNGLIGKTLDSATKSVDMALFVFSDQRLANILEKRHQQSVQIRALIEPQFAYRPYSEALDMMGIALSNKCKYEVDNHPWQNPITTVGVPVLPKGDLLHHKFGVIDDQTVITGSHNWSDAANNGNDETLVVIQSPIVSAHYVREFARLYSKVKPGLPPGIQEKIKLEQTRCPQIKSSSSSELQAIKQININTASIEELTTLPGVGKKLAQRIIISRQQPKITSLQDLERVPGVSARTVEKWSDRLIW; encoded by the coding sequence GTGCAACTTATCTCTAGACAAAGATATTTTTTATATATCTTTTTACTGATATTTCCCCTTGCTGCTTGTCAACGAGTCCAGTCTTTCAATCAGCGTCTACAACCTTTACCACAAGATCCTTTAGTTCAAGTTTACTTTAACCATTCTGAGTCTTCAGAATACAAAGAACCTTACCGTCAGCAAATTCGTCTTGGGGATGATTTAGAAAAACAGATTGTCGATGCTATTACACAAGCTAAGTCTACAGTAGATGTGGCAGTGCAAGAATTACGTTTACCCAAAGTTGCCCAAGCACTGGCTGATAGACAAAAAGCTGGGGTAAAAGTCAGGATAATTTTAGAAAATACCTATAGCCGACCTTGGAGCAGCTTAACATCTGCTGAAGTAAATAAGTTAGATAAAAGAGAACAGGAACGTTACAACGAATTTCGCAAATTTATCGATATTAACCAAGATAATCAACTCAGTCCAGCAGAAATAAATCAAAGAGATGCTTTGATAGTTTTGCAAAATGCCAAAATTCCCTGGATAGACGATCAAGCGGATGGTTCAGTCGGTAGCAGTTTGATGCACCACAAATTTGTGACTGTGGATAATCGCATTGTAATTATTACTTCAGCCAATTTTACTTTAAGCGATACCTCTGGTGATTTTACAAATTCCAGCAGTTTAGGCAATGCCAATAACTTATTACAGATTGACAGCACAGAATTAGCATCTTTATTTACAGAAGAGTTTAATGTCATGTGGGGAGATGGCCCAGGAGGTAAGCCGGATAGTCAATTTGGTTTGCAAAAACCGATGCGTTTACCTAAACAAATAACTTTAGGGAATACCCAAATTACTGTACAATTTTCGCCTACTTCCCCAACTCAATCCTGGAGTAACAGTAGTAATGGTTTAATTGGCAAAACTTTAGATTCAGCAACCAAATCTGTTGATATGGCGTTATTTGTCTTTTCTGATCAGCGTCTTGCCAATATCTTAGAAAAACGCCATCAACAAAGTGTGCAAATTCGTGCTTTAATTGAACCACAATTTGCCTATCGTCCCTATAGTGAGGCATTGGATATGATGGGGATTGCTCTAAGTAACAAATGTAAATATGAAGTTGATAACCATCCTTGGCAAAATCCAATTACAACCGTAGGCGTACCTGTGTTACCCAAAGGTGATTTATTACATCACAAATTTGGTGTTATTGATGATCAAACAGTAATTACAGGTTCTCATAATTGGTCAGATGCTGCCAATAATGGTAACGATGAGACGCTTGTAGTGATTCAAAGTCCCATAGTCTCTGCCCATTATGTGCGAGAATTTGCTCGTCTTTATAGCAAAGTGAAACCCGGCTTACCACCAGGAATTCAAGAAAAAATTAAATTAGAACAAACACGGTGTCCTCAGATAAAAAGTTCTTCATCAAGTGAACTACAAGCAATTAAACAGATAAATATTAACACTGCAAGTATAGAAGAATTAACAACTCTCCCTGGTGTGGGTAAGAAGTTAGCACAACGGATAATTATTAGCCGTCAACAGCCAAAAATTACATCTTTACAAGACTTAGAAAGAGTTCCAGGAGTGAGTGCTAGAACTGTAGAAAAATGGAGCGATCGCTTGATTTGGTAG